The following are from one region of the Ignavibacteriota bacterium genome:
- a CDS encoding sigma-70 family RNA polymerase sigma factor: MNKNFRELSDEELILEFQKNNTEDAFNILVQRYKNPLTNFVFRFLGDYEACNDVVQETMIKVYRYKDAYNSVAKFSTWIYTIAGNLARTEYRRQRRQNIFSISDYGEEHQTYDLPDETYRPDIATDSGIKDEIIQKALLKVKETYREAVILRDIQGLSYEEISEILGVNEGTVKSRINRGRAQLQKLLKGIYKE; the protein is encoded by the coding sequence ATGAATAAGAATTTCCGTGAACTTTCGGATGAAGAGCTGATTCTTGAGTTCCAGAAGAACAACACGGAAGATGCTTTTAACATACTTGTTCAGAGGTACAAAAATCCGTTAACCAATTTTGTGTTCAGATTTCTCGGTGATTATGAAGCTTGCAATGACGTTGTTCAGGAAACGATGATAAAAGTTTACAGGTATAAAGATGCGTACAACTCAGTGGCAAAATTTTCAACCTGGATTTATACTATTGCAGGAAACTTAGCAAGAACAGAATACAGACGGCAGAGAAGACAAAATATTTTTTCAATCAGCGATTACGGAGAAGAGCATCAGACATACGATTTGCCGGATGAAACTTACAGACCGGATATTGCAACTGATAGCGGAATAAAGGATGAAATAATTCAGAAAGCATTATTGAAAGTGAAAGAGACTTACCGAGAAGCTGTGATCTTGCGAGATATTCAGGGATTAAGCTATGAAGAAATTTCTGAAATACTTGGAGTGAATGAAGGTACAGTTAAATCGAGAATTAATAGAGGAAGAGCTCAATTGCAAAAACTATTGAAAGGCATTTATAAAGAATAG
- a CDS encoding type B 50S ribosomal protein L31 has protein sequence MKKGIHPDYRPIVFQDPSCEFAILTRSTMKSSETIKWTDGNTYPLVKLEISSGSHPYFTGKQKLVDTAGRVEKFQKKYSAKKSSKN, from the coding sequence ATGAAAAAAGGAATTCATCCGGATTATAGACCAATTGTTTTTCAGGACCCTTCTTGTGAATTTGCTATTCTTACAAGATCAACAATGAAATCTTCTGAAACAATAAAATGGACTGACGGAAACACATATCCGCTTGTTAAATTGGAAATATCAAGTGGTTCACACCCGTACTTTACAGGAAAACAAAAACTTGTAGATACAGCAGGTCGTGTTGAGAAATTTCAGAAGAAGTATTCTGCTAAGAAATCAAGTAAAAATTAA
- a CDS encoding efflux RND transporter periplasmic adaptor subunit, translating to MNKKFKSLVIGLAILAILLIIILPKIFSSGSENIAGNNSAGMNQSIPVIAHIVSYERLGNNVYTTGTILANEEVELRSEIAGKVIQILFKEGAYVHKGDLLVKINDADLQAQLRKAESKVKLIQDREARQKQLAQNQMISQEDYESTLNDLESSKAEYDLIKAQIDKTEIRAPFNGVIGLREVSEGSFVTTNTVIARLQNLSNLKVDFAIPQKYSSMVRIGDELTFKLSGKDFQYKAKVYAIEPKIESSTRTLRLRAICSTNYKDLFPGAFVNVELNLKETEDAILIPTVAVVPELKGQSVFLYKGGIVNSQKVEIGLREEQFVQILSGLTEGDTVITSGILQMRPGIKVKLTDFN from the coding sequence ATGAATAAAAAGTTTAAATCATTAGTAATCGGTCTGGCAATTCTTGCTATACTACTTATAATAATTTTACCTAAAATTTTTTCTTCCGGAAGTGAAAATATTGCCGGGAATAATTCAGCAGGGATGAACCAATCAATTCCGGTTATAGCTCATATCGTTTCGTATGAAAGACTTGGTAACAATGTTTATACAACCGGGACAATTCTGGCAAATGAAGAAGTAGAGTTGCGAAGTGAAATTGCCGGGAAAGTCATTCAAATATTGTTTAAAGAAGGTGCTTACGTACACAAAGGAGACCTTCTTGTTAAAATTAATGATGCTGATCTTCAGGCTCAATTAAGAAAAGCAGAATCCAAAGTAAAACTAATTCAGGATAGAGAAGCAAGACAAAAACAGCTTGCTCAAAACCAGATGATAAGTCAGGAAGATTATGAAAGTACACTGAACGATCTTGAATCGAGTAAAGCTGAATATGATTTGATAAAAGCACAAATTGACAAGACAGAAATCAGAGCCCCGTTCAATGGTGTTATTGGTTTGCGCGAAGTGAGTGAAGGAAGTTTTGTTACTACTAATACTGTGATTGCAAGACTTCAGAATCTATCGAATCTGAAAGTTGATTTTGCAATCCCACAAAAGTATAGCTCGATGGTAAGGATAGGCGACGAATTGACTTTTAAACTTAGTGGAAAAGATTTTCAATATAAAGCAAAGGTTTATGCAATCGAACCAAAGATTGAATCTTCAACCAGAACATTACGGCTTCGTGCAATTTGTTCAACTAATTATAAAGATTTATTCCCCGGTGCTTTTGTGAATGTTGAATTGAATCTTAAAGAAACTGAAGATGCAATCCTGATTCCCACAGTTGCTGTTGTTCCCGAATTGAAAGGTCAATCAGTGTTTTTGTATAAAGGAGGAATTGTCAATTCTCAAAAAGTTGAAATAGGTTTGCGGGAAGAACAATTTGTTCAAATACTTTCTGGTTTAACCGAAGGTGATACAGTGATTACTTCCGGAATACTTCAGATGAGACCAGGTATAAAAGTAAAATTAACGGATTTTAATTAA
- a CDS encoding efflux RND transporter permease subunit produces the protein MSLSSTSIRRPVLAIVMSIVIVVFGVIGYTYLGVREFPSVDPPVITVSTNYVGANADVIESQITEPLEESINGIAGIKSLTSVSRDGRSTITVEFDIDVDLEAATNDVRDRVSQALRFLPPDVDIPIVAKADADATPIVFLGIQSNTRNLLQLSEMANNVFKERMQTIPGVSSVQIWGEKKYSMRLWLDPNKLAAFSLSAVDVRNALNRENIELPSGRIEGDNTELSIRTVGRLSTEEEFNDLIIKEDAGGIVRLRDLGYAELGAENERSILKWNGIPMVGVVLIAQAGANNIAIADEFYKRLEILKKTLPADISTVIGFDVTTFIRESITEVEQTIIVAFALVVLIIFLFLRDWRSTIIPVIAIPISLIGAFFVMYIADFTINVLTLLGIVLAIGIVVDDAIIVLENIYVKIENKMEPIEAAKKGASEIFFAVVSTTVALASVFMPVIFLQGLTGRLFREFGIVIAGSVIISAFVALTLTPMLSSRILKHRETHNWFYNITEPFFVKLNAVYKHHLTSFMQHRWLTLPGIGVTLILIWILFANIPSELAPIEDRSRLNVNAVAQEGATFEYMDHYMDQLIQIMKDNITEAEGIFSVTSPGFGASSSVNSGFAGAILVEPDKRKRTQMQIADDITPVVNKLTGARTFVTQQQTIGGRRGGLPVQFVIQAPNFDKLEEYLPKFLDETRNYPIFTVVDANLKFNKPELKLSIDRQKARALGVSTADIAQTIQAAFSGQRFGFFIKDGKQYQVIGQFSRENRDAPIDLKSTYVKNNKGELIQLDNVVFTEEQSAPPQLYRFNRYVSATVSAGLAPGKTLGEGIETMYEIADKVLDESFATSLDGPSKDFQESSSSLLFAFILALGLIYLVLAAQFESFRDPFIILFTVPLALAGALISLWYFDQTMNIFSEIGIIMLIGLVTKNGILIVEFANQRKAAGIEKTEAVISAAISRLRPILMTSLSTILGILPIALALGAGSESRVSMGIAVVGGLIFSTFLTLFIVPAMYSYLSRKTATVSNVTETEILQASVQKS, from the coding sequence ATGAGTTTATCATCAACAAGTATCCGAAGACCTGTACTTGCGATTGTAATGTCAATCGTGATTGTCGTGTTTGGTGTAATTGGGTACACATATCTTGGAGTGAGAGAATTTCCTTCAGTTGACCCTCCGGTGATTACTGTTTCAACCAATTATGTTGGTGCAAATGCTGATGTAATTGAAAGTCAGATAACAGAACCTCTTGAGGAATCAATAAACGGAATAGCAGGAATTAAAAGTTTAACTTCGGTAAGCAGAGATGGAAGAAGTACAATCACTGTTGAATTTGATATTGATGTTGATCTGGAAGCCGCAACTAATGATGTGAGAGACAGAGTATCACAGGCTTTAAGATTCTTACCGCCGGATGTTGATATACCAATCGTTGCAAAAGCAGATGCAGATGCAACACCGATTGTGTTTCTGGGAATTCAAAGTAATACCAGGAATTTACTGCAGCTTTCTGAAATGGCAAATAATGTTTTTAAGGAAAGAATGCAGACAATCCCAGGGGTCAGCAGTGTTCAGATCTGGGGAGAGAAAAAATATTCAATGCGTCTCTGGCTTGACCCAAATAAACTTGCTGCATTCAGCCTTTCAGCAGTTGATGTTCGCAATGCTTTGAATCGTGAAAATATTGAATTGCCTTCAGGAAGAATTGAAGGCGATAACACAGAACTTTCTATCAGAACGGTTGGAAGATTATCAACCGAGGAAGAGTTCAACGATCTTATCATTAAAGAAGATGCCGGTGGAATTGTAAGATTGAGAGATCTTGGTTATGCAGAACTTGGTGCAGAAAATGAAAGATCAATATTAAAGTGGAATGGAATTCCGATGGTTGGTGTTGTTCTTATTGCACAAGCCGGTGCTAATAATATTGCAATCGCAGATGAATTTTATAAACGACTTGAAATCCTTAAGAAAACTCTCCCTGCTGATATATCTACTGTAATCGGTTTTGATGTTACAACTTTTATAAGGGAATCCATCACTGAGGTTGAACAAACAATTATCGTTGCGTTCGCGCTCGTTGTATTAATAATCTTTCTGTTTCTGAGAGACTGGCGATCTACTATTATTCCTGTAATTGCAATTCCAATTTCGCTTATCGGAGCTTTCTTTGTAATGTATATTGCTGATTTCACGATCAACGTTTTAACATTGCTTGGAATAGTGCTCGCAATCGGAATCGTGGTTGATGATGCAATTATCGTTCTTGAAAATATTTATGTAAAAATTGAAAATAAAATGGAACCTATTGAAGCGGCGAAAAAAGGTGCTTCGGAAATTTTCTTTGCTGTTGTTTCAACAACAGTTGCACTTGCTTCAGTATTCATGCCTGTAATTTTTCTTCAGGGGTTAACAGGAAGATTGTTCAGAGAATTCGGTATTGTGATTGCAGGAAGTGTAATCATTTCCGCTTTCGTGGCGTTGACACTTACACCAATGCTTAGCTCAAGAATATTAAAACATAGGGAAACTCATAACTGGTTCTACAATATTACCGAACCGTTCTTTGTAAAACTGAATGCAGTTTACAAACATCATCTGACAAGTTTTATGCAGCACAGATGGCTAACACTTCCCGGTATTGGTGTTACCCTTATATTAATTTGGATTTTATTCGCGAACATTCCTTCTGAATTAGCACCAATTGAAGACAGAAGTCGTCTAAATGTTAATGCAGTTGCACAAGAAGGAGCTACATTCGAATATATGGATCATTATATGGATCAACTCATCCAGATAATGAAAGATAACATAACTGAAGCTGAGGGAATTTTTTCGGTCACATCACCGGGTTTTGGTGCATCAAGCTCAGTTAATTCAGGATTTGCCGGCGCAATTTTAGTTGAGCCTGATAAAAGAAAAAGAACTCAAATGCAAATTGCGGATGACATTACTCCTGTTGTTAATAAACTAACAGGCGCAAGAACATTCGTAACACAGCAGCAGACAATCGGAGGAAGAAGAGGTGGATTACCGGTCCAATTTGTAATTCAGGCACCAAACTTTGATAAGCTTGAAGAATATCTTCCAAAATTTTTAGATGAAACAAGGAATTATCCTATCTTCACTGTAGTTGATGCAAATTTGAAATTCAATAAACCTGAATTGAAACTTAGTATTGACAGACAGAAAGCCAGAGCACTCGGTGTGTCAACGGCTGATATTGCTCAAACAATTCAGGCAGCGTTCAGTGGTCAGAGATTTGGTTTCTTTATTAAAGACGGAAAACAATATCAGGTAATTGGTCAGTTTTCAAGAGAGAACAGGGATGCACCGATCGATCTGAAATCAACTTATGTGAAAAATAACAAAGGCGAATTAATACAACTTGATAACGTTGTATTCACGGAAGAACAAAGTGCCCCTCCTCAGCTTTACAGATTCAATAGATATGTTTCTGCAACAGTTTCTGCCGGATTAGCTCCGGGTAAAACTCTCGGTGAAGGGATAGAAACAATGTATGAAATTGCTGATAAAGTTCTGGATGAATCATTCGCAACATCACTTGATGGTCCTTCAAAAGATTTCCAGGAAAGTTCATCGAGTTTATTGTTCGCATTTATTCTTGCACTCGGATTAATCTATCTTGTTCTCGCTGCTCAGTTTGAAAGTTTCAGAGATCCGTTTATAATTTTATTTACAGTGCCGCTTGCTCTGGCTGGTGCGTTAATTTCTCTTTGGTATTTTGACCAGACGATGAACATATTTAGTGAGATAGGAATTATTATGTTGATTGGACTTGTAACTAAGAACGGAATTTTAATTGTTGAATTTGCAAATCAAAGAAAAGCTGCAGGAATTGAAAAAACTGAAGCAGTTATCAGTGCAGCAATTTCAAGATTAAGACCAATCTTGATGACAAGCTTGTCAACCATACTTGGAATATTACCAATTGCACTTGCTCTCGGTGCCGGTTCTGAAAGCAGAGTTTCAATGGGTATTGCCGTTGTTGGCGGATTGATTTTCTCCACATTCCTCACTTTGTTTATTGTACCTGCAATGTATTCTTATTTATCAAGGAAAACTGCAACAGTCAGCAATGTTACCGAAACGGAGATTTTGCAAGCTTCAGTTCAAAAATCTTAA
- a CDS encoding transferase has protein sequence MPICIFEDEQYLDFEPLIYSRPVYDLICGMTSLKEKIIRAFPKEKIVLKCRHYLEPFIKTENPKCKVNQFDNDDYLFINGRIVAPSNLKNILFVKPGEEKVFVSGGVIIAAKVSAKRIKEFSLDKVEFINTQLISNFLSVEVDIPVANYLWDLSYLNGEEIQNDFKIYTKGKSSAKKKYPGVNFVNKKNIFISKDVEIKPGVVLDASTGPIFIEKNVTIFPNAVIQGPFYVGESSRIKSCATIYPNVSIGKVCKIGGEVEDTIIQPYTNKQHSGFLGHSYLGSWINLGADTNNSDLQNNYGPITVQVNSKRINSGKQFVGLMMGDHSKTAINTMFNTGTVVGFSSNVFGAGFPPKYFPSFGWGGNESMQEYKLAKAIETAKAVFIRRNKSFTIEDEMLFRTIFNLTKEDRTKRGY, from the coding sequence ATGCCCATCTGCATTTTTGAGGACGAACAATATCTCGATTTCGAACCGCTGATCTACTCAAGACCGGTTTATGATTTAATCTGCGGAATGACATCTCTCAAAGAGAAAATTATACGAGCATTCCCTAAAGAAAAAATTGTTCTCAAATGCCGGCACTATCTTGAGCCATTCATAAAAACTGAAAATCCAAAATGCAAAGTAAATCAATTTGATAACGATGATTATTTATTCATCAACGGAAGAATTGTTGCTCCTTCAAATCTGAAAAATATTTTATTTGTAAAACCCGGGGAAGAAAAAGTTTTTGTTTCTGGTGGTGTTATTATTGCGGCAAAAGTATCTGCTAAAAGGATTAAAGAATTTTCTCTCGACAAAGTTGAATTCATCAATACACAACTAATCAGTAATTTCCTCTCAGTTGAAGTTGATATCCCGGTTGCAAATTATTTGTGGGATCTTAGTTATCTGAACGGAGAAGAAATTCAGAATGATTTCAAGATTTATACAAAAGGAAAATCATCTGCGAAGAAAAAATACCCCGGAGTAAATTTTGTAAATAAGAAAAATATTTTCATCAGTAAAGATGTTGAAATAAAGCCTGGCGTTGTGCTCGACGCATCAACGGGACCGATATTTATTGAAAAGAATGTAACAATATTTCCGAACGCAGTTATTCAGGGACCTTTTTACGTGGGCGAATCTTCAAGAATAAAAAGCTGTGCAACAATTTATCCGAATGTAAGTATTGGAAAAGTCTGCAAGATTGGTGGTGAAGTTGAGGATACTATCATTCAACCTTACACAAATAAACAGCATTCAGGTTTTCTTGGTCATTCATATCTTGGAAGCTGGATAAATCTTGGTGCTGATACAAACAACAGCGATCTTCAAAATAATTACGGACCGATCACAGTTCAGGTAAATAGCAAACGAATAAATTCAGGGAAACAATTTGTTGGATTGATGATGGGAGATCATTCAAAGACAGCAATTAACACTATGTTCAATACAGGAACAGTTGTCGGATTTTCAAGCAACGTTTTTGGTGCTGGTTTTCCTCCAAAATATTTTCCATCTTTTGGATGGGGTGGAAATGAATCTATGCAGGAATACAAACTTGCGAAAGCTATTGAAACAGCAAAAGCGGTTTTTATAAGAAGAAATAAAAGTTTTACAATTGAAGATGAAATGCTTTTTAGAACAATATTTAACCTAACAAAAGAAGACAGAACGAAAAGAGGATATTAG
- the rsmB gene encoding 16S rRNA (cytosine(967)-C(5))-methyltransferase RsmB yields the protein MLVDQETNNSEIKIETHSITDLYQGVRGLAIKILNRIDRTDAYLERLLDNEMKSTDMSGPDKALLYEIVHGVVRWQGRLDWILNGFYKGTFSKAIPNLKNALRVALYQILFLDRVPDYAAVNEVVEFVKKLQGQKPADLVNAVLRNIIRSKNTIRYPDPEEDLVGYLAAYYSHPSWMVKRYVARFGREETEKLLAANNEKPYLTLRINALKTKPEEFKTLLEKVNLKYHQGNYLPEFFKLHNLTNITAWEYYIKGYFNIQDESAGLACRLLDVNEGQRVLDMCAAPGGKTAYISALMHSRGEVVAIDRFESRLKLLQKNMTRLSVDCVRIIEVDALEYKSLPFDRVLVDAPCSGSGTFSKKPDIKWKKNLFDIRDLNVLQSKLLAKATSLVKVNGVIVYSTCSIEPEENFEIVKKFLNENPNFKFESARGKVPDEVIDENGCIQTLPHIHKTDGAFAARFVRIS from the coding sequence ATATTAGTGGATCAGGAAACGAATAATTCAGAAATAAAAATTGAAACGCACTCAATAACAGATTTATATCAGGGAGTTCGCGGATTAGCAATCAAAATTTTAAATAGAATTGACAGGACGGATGCTTATCTGGAAAGACTTCTCGACAACGAGATGAAAAGCACGGATATGAGCGGACCTGATAAAGCCTTGCTCTACGAAATTGTTCATGGTGTTGTCAGATGGCAGGGCAGACTTGATTGGATTTTAAATGGCTTTTATAAAGGAACATTTTCAAAAGCAATCCCAAATTTGAAAAATGCTCTTCGTGTTGCTCTTTACCAGATATTATTTTTAGATAGAGTACCGGATTACGCTGCTGTAAATGAAGTTGTTGAGTTCGTAAAAAAACTTCAGGGGCAGAAACCTGCTGATCTTGTAAACGCAGTCCTCAGAAATATTATCAGAAGCAAAAACACAATAAGATATCCTGATCCGGAAGAAGACCTCGTTGGTTATCTTGCTGCATACTATTCGCATCCATCCTGGATGGTCAAAAGATACGTGGCAAGATTCGGCAGGGAAGAAACAGAAAAACTGTTAGCTGCTAATAATGAAAAACCATATTTAACTTTAAGAATCAATGCTTTAAAAACAAAACCGGAAGAATTTAAAACACTTCTTGAAAAAGTGAACTTAAAATATCATCAGGGAAATTATTTGCCTGAGTTTTTCAAGCTGCATAATCTTACAAACATAACTGCCTGGGAATATTATATAAAAGGATATTTCAATATTCAGGATGAGAGTGCGGGATTAGCGTGCAGGCTTCTTGATGTTAATGAAGGTCAACGTGTTCTTGATATGTGTGCGGCACCTGGCGGTAAAACTGCATATATATCTGCATTGATGCACTCAAGAGGTGAAGTTGTTGCAATTGACCGGTTTGAAAGCCGGTTGAAACTGCTACAAAAAAATATGACAAGGTTAAGTGTTGATTGTGTCAGAATTATTGAAGTTGATGCTCTGGAGTATAAAAGTCTGCCGTTCGACAGAGTGCTTGTTGATGCACCTTGTTCCGGCAGCGGAACTTTTTCTAAAAAACCAGATATCAAATGGAAGAAGAATTTGTTTGATATACGTGATCTGAATGTTTTGCAGTCAAAACTCCTTGCAAAAGCTACATCCTTAGTGAAAGTTAATGGGGTAATAGTTTATAGTACATGCTCGATTGAACCTGAAGAAAATTTTGAAATCGTAAAAAAGTTTCTGAATGAAAATCCAAATTTCAAATTTGAAAGTGCGCGGGGAAAAGTACCTGATGAAGTAATCGACGAGAATGGCTGCATCCAAACTTTGCCTCATATTCATAAAACAGATGGAGCCTTTGCAGCAAGGTTTGTAAGGATTTCATGA
- the ligA gene encoding NAD-dependent DNA ligase LigA — MSTSIEKRIEALREVIRKHDHNYYILAQPTISDFEYDKLIKELEILEKQHPELITTDSPTQRVSSDLTKEFKPVEHKIPMLSLSNTYSEEELYDFDRRVRESFTAGEKVEYIVELKIDGASVSINYVNGKLQTASTRGDGTVGEEITANVRTIKAVPLKIKKDSSIPFKLNDFEVRGEIFMKIEEFEKLNKEREQKGEKTFANPRNSTAGTLKLQDPKIVAQRPLNIFTYSLISLEEEFKSQGENLSILKKLGFKVNEHYKKCKNIEEVIKVCEEFELLREDLKYEIDGAVIKVDSVKQQNELGNIAKAPRWAVAFKFKSKQAVTKIKDIVWQVGRTGAVTPVAELEPKFLAGSTISRATLHNFDEIIRKDIRVGDIVVIEKGGDVIPKVVQVDLSKRKSGTKKTKPPEKCPACGSRLFKPEGEVAFYCENTECPDQVKGRLEHFASRGAMDIEGLGESLIDLFVEKGFLKTYSDIYKLKNFKNDLVAIDRLGEKSVSNLLEAIEKSKEKPFDKVLFALGIRYVGSGAAKKLVSHFKSLDELMSANEVEITSVHEIGESISKSIRKFFSDNHNKKIIEELKKAGLKFTFTDAKTTFVGDNFFKDKKFVLTGTLTTLTREAAEEKISNLGGSTSSSVSKNTDYVLAGEKAGSKLEKAKSLGIKIINEFEFIEKVSEAELK; from the coding sequence ATGTCAACCTCAATTGAAAAAAGAATCGAAGCACTCCGTGAAGTGATCAGGAAACATGATCATAACTACTACATTCTTGCTCAGCCAACTATCTCAGATTTCGAATATGACAAACTCATCAAAGAGCTAGAAATTCTGGAGAAACAACATCCGGAATTAATTACTACTGATTCGCCAACTCAACGGGTAAGCAGTGATCTTACCAAAGAATTCAAACCAGTTGAACATAAAATTCCAATGCTTAGTCTTTCAAACACTTACTCAGAGGAAGAATTATATGATTTTGACAGAAGAGTAAGAGAATCGTTTACTGCCGGAGAAAAGGTAGAATACATTGTAGAGCTGAAAATAGACGGTGCTTCTGTAAGCATAAATTATGTAAATGGAAAGTTGCAAACTGCTTCTACACGCGGCGATGGTACTGTTGGTGAGGAAATCACAGCTAATGTTCGCACAATAAAAGCAGTTCCTTTGAAAATTAAAAAAGACAGTTCAATCCCGTTCAAACTTAATGACTTCGAAGTACGTGGTGAAATATTTATGAAGATCGAAGAATTTGAAAAGTTGAATAAAGAACGGGAACAGAAAGGTGAAAAAACTTTTGCGAATCCACGAAATTCCACAGCGGGCACTTTAAAATTACAGGATCCCAAAATAGTTGCACAAAGACCTTTAAATATTTTTACTTATAGTTTGATCAGTCTTGAGGAAGAATTCAAATCACAAGGAGAAAACCTTTCGATACTAAAAAAACTTGGTTTTAAAGTGAATGAACATTACAAGAAGTGTAAAAATATCGAGGAAGTTATTAAAGTTTGTGAAGAATTTGAACTTCTGCGGGAAGATTTGAAATATGAAATTGATGGTGCAGTAATAAAGGTTGATTCAGTCAAACAGCAGAACGAATTAGGAAACATAGCCAAAGCTCCACGATGGGCTGTTGCTTTTAAGTTTAAATCGAAACAGGCAGTAACAAAAATAAAAGATATTGTCTGGCAGGTTGGTCGAACAGGTGCAGTAACTCCGGTTGCAGAACTTGAACCGAAATTTCTTGCAGGCTCAACTATAAGCCGTGCAACTCTTCACAATTTTGATGAGATAATAAGAAAAGATATTCGTGTTGGAGATATTGTTGTAATTGAAAAAGGTGGAGATGTAATTCCGAAAGTAGTTCAGGTAGATTTGAGTAAAAGAAAGTCAGGAACCAAAAAAACCAAACCACCAGAAAAATGTCCTGCCTGTGGCTCCAGATTATTCAAGCCTGAAGGTGAAGTCGCATTCTATTGTGAAAACACAGAGTGTCCTGATCAGGTTAAAGGAAGATTGGAACATTTTGCATCTCGTGGTGCTATGGATATCGAGGGTTTGGGAGAATCACTAATCGATTTGTTTGTTGAAAAAGGATTCTTAAAGACATATAGTGACATCTACAAACTGAAAAACTTTAAAAATGACTTGGTAGCCATTGATCGGCTTGGAGAAAAAAGTGTTTCAAACCTTCTGGAAGCAATTGAAAAAAGTAAAGAAAAACCATTTGATAAAGTACTATTTGCATTAGGAATTCGTTACGTTGGTTCTGGAGCTGCTAAAAAACTGGTCTCCCATTTTAAATCACTTGATGAATTAATGTCAGCAAATGAAGTAGAAATAACAAGTGTTCACGAAATAGGTGAAAGTATTAGCAAAAGCATACGTAAGTTTTTTAGTGATAATCATAACAAAAAAATTATTGAGGAATTGAAAAAGGCTGGCTTAAAGTTTACATTTACTGATGCTAAAACTACTTTTGTTGGAGATAACTTCTTTAAGGATAAAAAATTTGTTTTAACGGGCACTTTAACTACTCTCACACGGGAAGCGGCGGAAGAAAAAATATCAAATCTTGGCGGGAGTACGTCTTCGAGTGTTAGTAAAAATACAGATTATGTTTTAGCAGGTGAAAAAGCCGGATCAAAACTGGAGAAAGCAAAATCATTGGGTATTAAAATTATAAATGAATTTGAATTTATAGAAAAAGTAAGCGAAGCAGAATTGAAATGA
- a CDS encoding STAS domain-containing protein gives MNFEVKKETGITIFKLNEARLDTNISGLLKGEFTMLLKVEGAKKFILDLSSVESCDSSGLSAILVANRILNSTNGQMRIASPSEKVYALIKITQLDRVLPVCQTVDEAFQDLKKVD, from the coding sequence ATGAATTTTGAAGTAAAAAAAGAAACAGGGATAACAATTTTTAAATTGAACGAAGCAAGACTCGATACGAACATATCAGGTTTGCTCAAAGGTGAGTTTACTATGCTCTTAAAGGTTGAAGGTGCAAAAAAATTTATTCTTGATTTATCTTCCGTTGAAAGCTGCGACAGCTCAGGTCTCAGCGCTATTCTTGTTGCTAATAGAATTCTCAATTCTACAAATGGGCAAATGCGAATTGCGTCGCCATCAGAAAAAGTGTATGCACTTATTAAAATTACTCAGTTAGACAGGGTGCTTCCGGTTTGTCAGACAGTTGATGAAGCGTTTCAGGATTTGAAAAAAGTAGATTAA